The following is a genomic window from Paracoccus alcaliphilus.
GAAATGGATTGCCCGCCGGGCCTGCGCGCCTTCAACTATCACTGGATCACCAAAGAGGCGTCGCTGGCCATCGGCAATGCCCATCCCGACAACACCCGGCTGACCGGCGACTGGCGCAAGACCACGGCGCTGATCACGCTTTATCCCAGCCATCTGATCACGCTGACGCCGGGCTATTTCTGGTATCTGTCGCTGCATCCCAAGGGCACCGGGCAGGTCTCGATGGTGTTCGGCGGCGGGCTGTCGCCCGAATTCATGGCCGATCCGCGCGCCGAAGAATATGTGGCCTCGCTCAAGACCCTGCTGGACGAGGTGAATGCCGAGGATCGCGGATGCACTGAAAAGGTGTTCCGGGGCCTGAACGCGGATGCGGCGCGGGCAGGGCATCTGTCCTATCTGGAACGCCCTATCTATGATTTCATGCAATATATCGCCGAGCGCACCGCCGGCTTTGAGCGCAGCTTTCCGCTGGCGGCCGAGTGATACCGGCCGCCTGATCGGCTGACCTTTCACACAACCTGTTCGACTCTGGTCACGCTGCGGGCATTTTGCACCGCTGGCGGCATCCGTCGTGGGCAGCCGGCGAAAACCGGATGCGGGGCTTAGGATGGGCCGAAGCAAGGCGGCGGAAATCTTTAATTTACCTGAAGCCGCGGGTTGGGATGATCCGGGTTAGCGCAAGGCATGGCCACGCCGCGATGCATTAAAAAAACCAGAACACACAAACAGGGAGCTATGATAATGAAGCAACTGATGATCCCGGCGACGGCGCTGTGTGCGCTGGCCCTTCCGGCGCATGCCGACCTGACGGTGATGAGCTGGGGCGGCGCCTATGAACGCAGTCAGGTCGAGGCCTATAACAAGCCATTCACCGCCGAAACCGGCATCGCCATCAACATGATGGCCGCCGACAACCCCGCCGCCTCGATCAAGTCCATGGTCGAGGCGGGCAATGTCACAATCGACGTGGCCGATCTGGAATATACCGACGCCGTGCGCCTGTGCGACGAGGGCGCGCTGGAAGAGATCGACCCGGCCATTCTGCCCGCCGCCCCCGACGGCACCCCCGCGACCGAGGATTTCCTGCCCGGGGCGCTGACCGATTGTGCCGTCGCCTCGATGGTGTTTTCGACGGTCTATGGCTTTGACACGACGAAATTCCCCGACGAGAAGCCCTCGACCCTTGGCGATTTCTTTGACACCGACGCCTTCCCGGGCAAGCGTGGCCTGCGTCGCGGGCCGAAGATCAATCTGGAGCTGGCCCTGATGGCCGACGGTGTGCCTCCCGAAGAGGTTTACGAGACCCTGGCGACCGATGAGGGCGTGGATCGGGCCTTTGCCAAGCTGGACACGATCAAGTCGCAGATCACCTGGTGGGAGGCCGGGGCGCAGCCGCCGCAACTGCTGGCCGATGGCGAGGTTGCGATGACCACCGCCTATAACGGGCGGCTGTTCGCGGCGATGGTGGCCGAGAACAAGCCCTTCGAGATCGTCTGGGACGGACAGGTTCTGGAATACGAACTGTTCGCCATTCCCCGTGGCGCGCCCAATCTGGAGGACGCGCTGGAATATATCAAATTCGCCACCGGGACCGAGCGGCTGGCCAATCAGACGAAATGGATCAGCTATGGCCCGGCGCGCAGATCCTCGATCCCGCTGGTCGGGCTGTTCGAGGATGAAGAAACCGAGATGACGCCGCATCTGCCGACGAATGAGGACAATCTGAGGAACTCGCTGCAATCGTCCTATGAGTTCTGGGTCGATCACGAGATGGAGATCGCCGAGCGATTCAATACCTGGCTGGCGCAGTAAAGGGATGGGGTCAGGGCTTCGTTGCACTGGCCGCCTTGTGTACTGTCAAATGGAGGGGGTGGATTGCGTCCCGCGATCGCCGGGGGCGCTTCGCCCCCCGGACCCCCAGAAGGTATTTTTCAGGAGTGCGAGGAGAAGGGAGGGGTCAGACTGCGCCGGGGGCGCCGGAGAGGCGGGCGCTGTGTTCCTTGATCCAGCTGTCGGCGCTGTTGAGGAAGGTCTTGTGCAGCTGGCTGCGCTCGACCGCGGTGCTCATCAGCATGCCCATCCGCATCGGGCGCGGATTGCCGGTCAGCCGGATGAAGCGCAGCGGGCGGCCATCCGGGGCAAGGTCGTTCAGCGGGCGGATATTGACGATGGAATAGCCGAAGCCGTTGGCGACAAGGCTGCGCATGACCGCCATGTCGCGGGTCCGCTCGGCGATATTGGGGCGCAGATCCTCTTTGGCGTAGAAGGACAGGAAGTAATCGGCGCTGAGCGGCAGGTCCAGCAGCACCATCGGATGCGGCGCCAGTTCCTGCACCGAGACCTCGGCCAGATGTCCCAGCGGGTGATCCTCGCTGATGGCGACCAGCGGCGGCAGTTCCAGCATGGGAAAGAATTTCAGGTCGCTTGGCAGGTCCAGATCATAGGTCAGCGCCACGTCGATCTTGGCCTGCCGCAGCAGGCTGAACAGTTCGGGCTGGTCGGCTTCGATCTGGGATATCCGCACCTCGGGGTGGATATCGACGAAGCTGCGCCTGAGACCGGGCAGCACCACCTGCGCGAAGGTGCTGAGACCGCCGATGGCCAGCGGGCCGCGGATCGAGCCTGACAGCTCGCCCGCAAGGTCGCGCAGGACGGCCGCCTGTCGCAGCACCATCTGCGCATGATCCAGCAATTTGCGCCCGGCCAGCGTCGGCGTCAGGCCCTGCGCATGATGGCGGACGAACAGCTGGATGCCCAGTTCCTCTTCAAGATGCGACACGCCTGCCGAGATCGAGGGCGGTGAGACATTGACCTGCTGGGCGGCGGCCACGATGCTGCCTGCCTCGCCCACCGCCACCAGATATTCCAATTGCCGCAGGGTATAGCGGATGGGCATGATGTCAGGTCTTTCGCATCGCCAAGGGGCTGCGCAGCGGCGGTATATATGCCGGGCGCAGGCGCGAAGATTATGCGAAAGGCCGCCACCAGACAAGGCGGCGGGCGGGTCGGGTCATTCGTCGCCGGGCACGCCGTAAGAGGGCGCGGCGCGCGGATCCAGCGCGCGCTGGATATAGGCGTCGAGCTGCGGTTTATAGACCTGCCATGCGGTGGCGATGGCCTCGATCGGGCAATCCTCGGTCCAGTCGCAGCGCAGATCGGCCACGGGCCAGCTGACCTTGTCCACGACCATCATGCCCGCCGAATGGATCGGGCCGGCCTCTCCGCCAGCCGCCAGGCCGGCGCGCATTGCCGCGATCAGCCGGTCGCCGATATGGCCGCCCGAGGCCAGATAGCCATCCACGATGGCCTGCGGCACGCCCTCATTGGCCAGCAGGTTGCCGCCCGAGGCCACGTTTTCGCCCTGCGCCTGCGTCCAGATGCCAAGCGAGTTCGGCCCGGAATGGATCGCCGCCCGACCGTTGCGATCCACCGCCAGCACCTGACGGTATTCGATGAAGCGCCCGCGTTTGGCGATCTCGGCAATCGCTTCGGGGGCGGTAAGCCCGCCCTGCATCAGATCCAGCGTCAGCGGCCCAAGCGTCGGGTCGGTCACGTTCTGCGAGGCAACGGCCCCCACGCCCGCGCGGGCATAGGCGCAGCGCGCGGCCACGGCGGGCGATGAGGATGAGATGGCGATGCCGAACATGCCGGTATCGGGACAGCGGGCGACAAGGGAAAAGGTCATGGCTTAATCCGGGATAACGGCGGTGCCGTCGATTTCGACCAGCCATTCCGGTCGGGCCAGCGCCGAGACGACAAGCCCGGTCGAGACCGGATGCACCCCCTGGATATATTCGCCCATGGTGCGATAGATCGCCTCTCGGTGGCGGACATCGGTGATATAGACCACCACCTTGACCAGATGTTCCATGCTGCCCCCGGCCTCTTCGATCAGCTGGCGGATATTCTGCATCACCTTGTGGGTCTGCGCGACCGGATCGTGGCTGTCGATGTTCCTTGCGTCGTCGAGGTTCTGCGGGCACTGGCCGCGCAGCCAGACGATGCGCCCCCCCTGCGTCACCACCGCCTGACAAAGGTCATTGTTCAGGTTCTGCTCGGGATAGGTGTCGCTGGTGTTGAACTTGCGGATGCGGGTATGGGCCATGCTGGTCTTCCTTGGGGTCAGTGGTCAGGCGGGTTCGGTCTGCGGCGCGTTCTGGTGATGATAGTCCAGATATTTGCGCTGGATGCCGATCTGCTCGGCAATGTGGCGGGCATCGTGCCAGACGCCCCAGATGAAGCTGGAACCCCGGCGCGATTGCCAGGGCAGGCCGAGAAAATAGACCCCCGGCTCGGTCGAGACGCCGCGCTGATGGACCGGGCGGCCCGAAGCGTCGAAAGCGTCCAGTTTCATCCAGCTGTAATCCACCGCAAAGCCGGTGGCCCAGATGACGGTGGAAATGCCCGCCTGCGCAAGGTCCAGTTCGCGGATCGGGTTCGTGATGCAATCGGCATCGGGATATCTGCGCCGCGCCTGCGGGTCTGGGGGCAGGTCGAGGCCGTTGCGCGCGACATAATCGTCGGCCTGATCCAGCAGGCGGTCGTGATTGGCATCCCCATTGTCCAGATTGGCCACCAGATCACCGGCGAAGCCCAGCCTGCCATTCCGCCATGTCTCGGTCCGGCCCAGCAGGATCATTCCCTCTTGCGCAAGGCGGCGGAAATCGATGGTCTCGCCCCCATGCGCGCCGCTGACGGCGATGGTTACATGTTCCGTCCCCGGCGCGGGCGCCGACAGGTCCCATTGCCCCAGCACCCCCAGCCACCAGCAGAAATCCCGCCCGCGATAGGCACGCGGAGGCCGGTCATGCGGGCCCACCGACAGCCAGACCCTGCGCCCCGCATGGCGCAATTCATCGGCGATCTGGACGCCCGACGACCCCGCACCCACGATCAGCACCCCGCCATCGGGCAGTTGCGCGGGGTTGCGGTAATCGGCGGAATGGATCTGCGTCACGCCCGCGTCACGGGGAATGACCGGGGGGATGACGGGCTTCTGGAACGGCCCGGTGGCGGCGACGATCCGCTGCGCCTCGATCACCCCGGCCGAGGTCTCCGTGCGGAAACCGGCACGGCCCTGCAACCGCTCCAGCCGCCGCACCTCGACGCCGGTGCGCACGGGCATCCTGAACTTGCGGGCATAGGCCTCCATGTAATCCGCCACCACCTCCTTGGGAGCGAAATCATCGGGGCGGATGGCCGGATCGACCTCGTCAAAGCCCATGCCGGGAAAGCGGTCATGCCATGCGGGACCGTTGGCCACCAGCGAATCCCAGCGGACCGAGCGCCAGCGTTCCGCGATCCGGGCGCGCTCCAGCACGATATGGGGCACGCCGTCTTTCGTCAGATGCTCGCTCATGGCAAGGCCCGCCTGACCGGCGCCGATGATCAGCGTATCAATGGTTTCGACCGACATGTTCCCGTCCTTTGTTGGCTTCCGGCGGGCGGAAGACAGCGTCCTGACCATCGGTCTAATCCAGCACCTGGAAACCGGATATTACGTTATGATGTTGCACTGGTTAGGCAATTCCTAAGGCGCCCCGCCTTGATTCCGCGCCGGGTCTGGCGGACGAATGGTCGCTGCAGTGCAAGGAGGCGCGCATGATCCCCTCGACCATCGACATTCTGGACCGGCTGATCGGGTTTCAGACCGTTTCCCGGCAGTCGAACCTTGAACTGCTGGATTATATCGAGGGCCTGCTGGCACCGACCGGGGCGAAGATCGAACGTTTCGCGCATGAGGACGGATCGCGGGCCAACCTGTGGGTGACCATCGGGCCGGACCGGGCAGGGGGCGTGGTGCTGTCGGGTCATACCGATGTGGTGCCGGTCACCGGCCAGAACTGGACCTCCGACCCTTTCGCGCTGATTGAGCGGGACGGCAATCTTTTTGGCCGCGGCACGGCGGATATGAAGGGCTTTGTGGCCTCGGCCATCCGCGCCGGGATGCTGGCCGCGAAGGGCGATCTGACGGTGCCGCTGCATCTGGCCTTTTCCTATGACGAGGAAATCGGCTGCATCGGCGTTCGCGGCATGATCGAGGCGCTGGCCGCGCGACCCGAACGCCCCGCCCTGTGCATCATCGGCGAGCCGACGGGCATGAGAATCGCCTCGGGGCACAAGGGCAAGACCGGATATCGCGCCTGCTGCACCGGACGCGAGGGTCATTCCGCGCTGGCCCCCAACGCGCTGAACGCCCTGCATCTGGGCGCGGCGCTGATAGGTCGCCTTCAGGCGCGACAGCAGGAACTGACCCGGACGGGGGCGCGCGACGAGGTCTATGACATTCCCTATACGACGATCCATGCGGGCATCATGCAGGGCGGCACGGCGCTGAACATCGTGCCCAACCGCTGCGAGATCGACTTCGAAATCCGCAATATCGCCGGGGACGACCCCGACCGCATGCTCGACCTGATCCGCGCGGATGCCGAGGCATTGGTCGCGCCGCACCGGCAGCAATTTCCCGAAGCCGCGATCGGGATTTCGACCGTCTCGGGCTATCCCGGCCTGCATACCCCCGAGGATTCCGCCGCCGTGCAATTCCTGCGCCGGATCACCGGCGACAATGCGGCCACGATCAAGGTGGCCTTCGGCACCGAGGGCGGGCTGTTTCAGCACGGGCTGGGCATGTCCACCGCGATCTGCGGCCCCGGCTTCATGGATCAGGGCCACAAGCCGGACGAATATGTCAGCCGGGCGCAACTGGCGCAATGCGATGCCATGCTGGAACGGCTGGTCGCGACCCTTGGCTGAGCGGCGTCAGGACCGGACCAGCCCGATCCGCGGCTGAGGCTGTTTGCGGCGCGAGGCGAAGGGGCCGAAGGGGATCTCGGGCGGGGCGAAGCTTTCGGCGGTGGCGCGTTCCCAGCGATCATACCAGTCGGCCAGCTCGGGATATTCCTCATCCGCCAGCAGAAAGCCGTTGGGCAGATAGGGATAGACCTCGTTGCCGTCCAGAAACACGTTGTCCTTTTGCCGGAACATGAAGTGATATGGCATGAAGTCGCGCGGATCGGTCAGGCCCGCCGCGCCGGCGATCTCGGCCAGCGCGTGCATGGTGTTGCGGTGGAACCGCGCCACGCGGTCGCTTTTGTCGCCCACCTCCAGCGCCTTTTGCCGCAGCGGGTCCTGCGTGGCTATGCCCACGGGGCATTTGTTGGTGTGGCAGGACTGCGCCTGAATGCAGCCGATGGCGAACATGAAACCGCGTCCCGAATTGCACCAGTCGGCCCCCAGCGCAAAGGCCCGCGCGATGTCATAGGCCGAGATGATCTTGCCCGCCGCGCCCAGCCGGATCTGGTCGCGCAGGCCCGCGCCGCGCAGGGCGTTATGGACGAAGGTCAGCCCTTCCAGCATCGGCATGCCGACGCGGTTGGCGAACTCGACCGGGGCGGCGCCGGTGCCGCCCTCCGCCCCGTCGATGACGACGAAGTCGGGCAGGATGCCAGTTTTCAGCATGGCCTTGACGATGCTGAGGAATTCACGCCTGTGGCCGATGCACAGCTTGAAGCCGATGGGCTTGCCGCCCGACAATTCGCGCAACTGGCCGACGAATTCCATCAGCCCGACAGGGGTGGAAAAGGTGCTGTGCGCGGGCGGCGAGATGCAGTCGATGCCCATCGGGATGCCCCGCGCCTCGGCGATCTCGGCCGAGATCTTCGAGGCGGGCAGCATCCCGCCATGACCGGGCTTGGCGCCCTGGCTCAGCTTGATCTCGATCATCCTGATCTGCGGATCGGCGGTGATGCGGGCGAATTTTTCTTGCGAGAAACTGCCATCGTCGTTGCGGCAGCCGAAATAGCCCGAAGCCACCTGATAGATCAGATCGCCGCCGCCTTCGCGATGATAGCGGCTGATGCCGCCCTCGCCGGTATCATGGGCGAACCCGCCCTTTTTCGCGCCCTTGTTCAGCGCAAGGATGGCATTGCCCGACAGCGCCCCAAAACTCATGGCCGAGATATTATAGAGGCTGGCGCCATAGGGCTGGCGGCAGGCCGGCCCGCCGATCCGCACCCGGAAATCGGAATCCGGCAGATGCACCGGCGTCGCCGAATGGGTCAGCCATGAATAGCCCGAGGCATAGACATTCTCGATGGTGCCGAAGGGGCGCTTGTCCTCGGCCCCCTTGGCGCGCTGATAGACAAGGGCGCGGACCTGACGGCTGAACGGCACTTCGTCCTGATCGCCCTCGATCATGTATTGCCGGATCTCGGGGCGGAAGCTTTCCAGCAGGAACCGGATATGGCCGATGACGGGATAGTTGCGCAGGATGGCGTGGCGCGGCTGCCAAAGGTCATAGACCCCCAGCGCCGTCAGCGGCACCAGAACAAGGGCCGCGATGGCGAACCACGGGCTGATCAGGAAAATCGCGGCAACCGACAGGATCGCGGCGACGGCGATGAGGAAAAAGATGGTATAGCGCTGATGGGTTATCATGGCTTTGAACAGATGGGTTCCGGTGTCCTCTGACCTGCCCGGGCCGGGTGGTCCGGGTCGGACGCTAGTCCATGATCGGGTGCGGGTCCATCGCGATGACAGCATGTTGCGGCGGGTGTCACATGAAGATGACAATTCCGTTGCGCTGAAAGCGGGTGAATAACCACATATCGAACCCGGCACGGACCTTGCCGACCAGACAACCGGCGCTGCTGGACCCGTGTGGCAGGCGGCGCTGGCGCAGATCGACGGACAGACCGGTTCAGTCAGCCTCGCCCGCCACCTCGGCGATGATCTGGAACGAGCGCAACCGCTTGTCGGGATCGAACATGTCCGACACCACCATCAGCTCGTCCGCGCCGGTGCGGGTGGCCATATCCTGCAGGCCGCGTCGGACCGTCTCGGGGCCGCCGACCACGCTGCCGCCCAGCATCTGCGCGACCTGCGCCTTTTCCTGCGGCGTCCAATAGCTGTCGATATCCTCGATCGGCGGCTGCGTCAGGCGGCGCCCGCCACGGAAGATGTCGGTGAACGACATCTGCTGCGAGGTTGCCAGAAACCGCGCCTCGTCATCGCTGTCGGCGGCGATGGCGTTCACGCCGACCAGCACATAGGGCCGGTCCAGCTGCGCAGAGGGCTTGAACCTGTCGCGATAGATCGCCACCGCGTGATCCAGCATCTGCGGCGCGAAATGCGAGGCAAAGCCATAGGGCAGCCCCAGTTCCGCCGCCAGTTGCGCCCCGAACAGGCTGGAGCCCAGAATCCACAGCGGAACCTGCGTGCCGGAGCCGGGCACCGCCTCGATCCGCTGGCCGGGCTCGGCCGGGGCCAGATAGGCTTGCAGCTCCATCACGTCCTGCGGGAACCGCTCGGCGCTGGCCGGATCGCGGCGCAGCGCGCGCAGGGTCAGCTGATCGGTGCCCGGCGCGCGGCCCAGTCCCAGATCGATGCGGCCGGGATACAGCGTCTCCAGCGTGCCGAACTGTTCGGCGATGATATAGGGCGCATGATTGGGCAGCATGATCCCGCCCGCGCCGACCCGGATGGTGCTGGTGGCCGCCGCCAGATGCTGGATCACCAGCGAGGTTGCCGCCGTGGTGACGCCCGCCATGTTGTGATGTTCGGCCACCCAGATGCGGCGATAGCTCCAGCCCTCGGCATGTTGGGCCAGCGCCCGCGCCTCGTCCAGCGCCGTGCGGCGATTCGATCCCTGCCGGACGCGGCCAAGCTCCAGTATCGACAGATGCGCCAAGGTGAAATCCTTTCGTGTCGGGGGTCGTCAGCGAGAGATCAGAAACGGGATCGGCGGATCGGACAGCAGCGTCCGGGTGGTGCCGCCAAAGATCAGCTCTTGCGTGCGCGGGCGGCTATAGGCGCCCAGAACCAGCAGATCCGCGCCGCGCCTGATGGCTTCGTCGGTGATGACATGGGCGATGGGGGTGCGGTCCGAGGATATATCGGCGATATCGACCCGTGCGCCGTGGCGCGTCAGGTGGTCGAACAGGTTCGCGCCGGGATTGGCCTCGGTCGCGTCGTCATAGCCGACCCGGTCCACGATCAGGATCGTGACCTGACTGGCCGCGCAGATGAAGGGCATGGCGTCGTTGACTGCGCGGCGGGCCTCTCGACTGCGGTTCCAGGCGATCACCACCCGGTTTCCGATGGTCTCGCCCGTCCAGGCGTCGGGCACCAGCAGGACCGGCGTGCCGGTGTCCAGCAGCAGCTTTTCGCCGGACCATGCGGCGGGCAGCCCCTCCAGCCGGGGATGAGCGGAAACGATCAGGTCGGAATGCAACGAGCGCAGCACCGCCGCATCGGTCGAACCGCCATGCCAGACGACACGGAATTCGGAACTGATGGCGTGATCCAGCGTCAGCTGCGCGAAATGCCGTCCCGCGGTGGCGGCCTTTTCCTCTTCCGCCTGCCTGCGACTGTCCAGCATCCCCTTGATCGCCGGGCCACGGGCATAGCCGTCCGAGGGGTGCAATTCGCGTGGCACGGCATGAATGCCGATCAGATGGGCCTTGCCCCGCCGGGCCAGCTGTGCGGCGCGCTGCCCGATCCGGTCCCCGCGAGGCGAGGCGTCCAAGAATACGGCGATATCTCTCCACTCGGGCAGCACGGCGGTCTCCTTTTACGGTTCATTCATACAGGGGTGTATGAATAATGCAAAGGCCCAAATTCAGCGGTCCGGCGGGGCGGGGCACCGTTCGAATGAATCGAACAACTGATTGATACAGGCCAGCCCGACGCGGCGGGCGTCAAAGCGTTCGGGCGCCCGCAACCATTGATCCAGCAGCCCCATCATCATGCTGTAAAGCGTGGCGGCGGCGACCGGCGGGGTCCAGCCCGGCGACAGGCGGCCCGCCTTTTGCGCCTGTTCCAGCAACCGCTGATAGCTGTGGCTGGTCCGGCAGATCTCATCGCGGCGTTCCTGGGCCAGCGGCTCCAGATCGCCAAGCGCCTCGCGCCGGTGCATCACGATGGCAAAGGCTCGTTGCTGGACGCGATCCTCGACAAAGACCTCGAAAACGGTGGTGCAGAAGGCCCGCAGGATCGCCAGCGGATCGCCGTCCTCGGTCATGGCGGTGTCGGGCAGGGTCCGTTCCGCCGCGCGCGCGCGTTCGATCATCACCTGAAAGATCGCCGCCTTGTCCTTGAAATGATGATAGAATGCCCCGCGCGTCAGCCCCGCCGTCCGGGAAATGTCGATGACCGAGGTGCTGGCCGCGCCCTTTTCGTAAAACAGCGCCTCGGCGGCATCCAGCAGCGCCAGCCGTGTCTGTTCGGTTCCCTCTCTGGTCTGGCGCATGGCATCCCGTCGCATTCATCCGGCGCGACCATAGCATCAAGTCCGGGATGCGGCAAAGCGGGCGGCGGTCACGATGCCGCCGCCCGGTCGTCCGGCCTTATCCGGCTTCGTCGGGACTGTCGTTCAGCAGCGCCTCGAAATCCTGATCCAGCTTTTGCAGCGAGGTCTCGATATGGTCACGCCGTTCGCTGATCCATGCGTCCTGCTGTGCCAGCCCGTCGCGGGCCGCGGCGATCATCCGCTGCATTTCCGCAGGCTGCGGGCCGCCGGTCGTGGCGCGGTTGGCGATGATCGAGACCGGGTCGAGCGTTGCCCGGAACACCTCTTCCGTCATCGGCAGATCCTGCGGGTGGTCGGTATCGCGGACGGTTTCGGCATAGATGCGCTGCGCCTCGTCATAGGGGAAATCCAGCGGGCCAAGATTGTTCTGGCGGGCATGGGTGACGATCTCGGACGCGAAATGGTGCCCCTCGCGGAAGGGCAGGCCATGTTCGCGCATCAGCAGATCGGCCAGTTCCTGCGAGGCGGTCCAGTCGCTGTTCAGCTCTTCCAGCGCGCGTTCAGGGTTGATGACCAGCGCCTTCAGCACCCTGTCCAGCCGGTCCAGCGTGCGGATGCCCGCATCCACCATGTCAGAGTTCTGCGCGACGTCCTTGGGGTCGGGCATGCCCGGGGTGATGTTGTGCGTCTGAAGGATCGGCCCCATCGCCAGCGTCACCGCCGTCGAGGCATCGCTGCGGGTGTTGTTCAGCAGCCCCGGATTGCGCTTTTGCGGCATCGCGCTGGAGACATAGGTATTCTCGCCGCCTTCCTCCAGCAGGATCCAGGGCCGGGTCTGGGCGTATTGGGTCATCACGTCCTCGACGAAATTCCCGCTGTGCAGGGCGATCGAGGTGATGATCGAGCCGACCTCGACCGGATGTTCCATCGAGGAAATCTGCGAGGCGTCATAGGCGTTGTCCACGATCCCCGCAAAGCCCAGATAATCCGCCATCCGTTCGCGGTTCAGCGGCCAGGTCGTGCCGTTCAGGACGGTGGTGCCCATCGCGCTGCGGTCGATCCGGGCATAGGTTTCGCGGATGCGCTGCGCGTCACGCGCGAACCCCGCCGCATGACCCAGCAGGTAATGGCCATAGCTGTTGGGCTGTGCCGCGACACCGTTGGTATAGTTCGGCACGATGGTATCGGCATGGCGTTCGGCCAGATCGACCAGCGTGGTGGCGGTGGTGTTCAGCTGCGTGGCCAGTTCCAGCAGCTTGTCGCGCAGGATCGCGGCGCGATAGGTCGCGTGCATGTCCTGACTGGAGCGCCCCGCATGCAGCAGCGTCACGTCGATGCTGCCGGCCTCAATCAGCAGCGGCTCGAAGCTGATGACAGTGGCGGGCCGATCCGCGCCGGGCTGGCTGCCATCCTCGATCACCTGCGCAAGGGCTGTGGCGATACCGGGCGTCATTTCGGGGTCCAGCAGCCCCTCTTGCGAATTGATGATGGTGGTGGCCTTGTTCATCTCGGCCAGCCAGAAGAATTCGTCACGCTCGGGCGCGTCCTGCGCTGCGGCAAGGGTGGCATGGCAGGCGATGGCCCCGCCAGCGGCCAGCAAGCGCACGAATTTGCCCGCTGCCCGACGAATGCCCGGTTCGGTTGTCATTGTCTTCCTCCCTGTTTCGCTGTCGGGGCAGCATAGGCGGGGGCGGCTGAAACCTACAACCTTGGGGGAGGTTTTCCGCCGATGGCCGCATCATCGTCCGACCTGACTTGCAGTTACCCACAAGTGGTGCGGCGAATTGATTCACCCACCAGACTTGGCCTTGCCTGAGCACAAGCGATCATGATTCGTCATGTGGCACCGAATAATTGAGGTGCAGACATGGGACAGAGTTGGGTGGAAACGGAAACGGCCGGATGCGATCTGGGAGATGTCAGGCTGAACAGGCGGCTTGAGGCAATGCTCGAGGCCCTCGGGGAACGGCCGGGAAAATCGCTGCCGACGGCATTCCAGGACTGGTCGAATACCAAGGCCGCCTACCGCTTCTTTGCTAACGGCAATGTCAGCGAGGACAAGATCCTCGAGGGCCATTTCGCTGCCT
Proteins encoded in this region:
- a CDS encoding ABC transporter substrate-binding protein, whose product is MKQLMIPATALCALALPAHADLTVMSWGGAYERSQVEAYNKPFTAETGIAINMMAADNPAASIKSMVEAGNVTIDVADLEYTDAVRLCDEGALEEIDPAILPAAPDGTPATEDFLPGALTDCAVASMVFSTVYGFDTTKFPDEKPSTLGDFFDTDAFPGKRGLRRGPKINLELALMADGVPPEEVYETLATDEGVDRAFAKLDTIKSQITWWEAGAQPPQLLADGEVAMTTAYNGRLFAAMVAENKPFEIVWDGQVLEYELFAIPRGAPNLEDALEYIKFATGTERLANQTKWISYGPARRSSIPLVGLFEDEETEMTPHLPTNEDNLRNSLQSSYEFWVDHEMEIAERFNTWLAQ
- a CDS encoding LysR substrate-binding domain-containing protein, translated to MPIRYTLRQLEYLVAVGEAGSIVAAAQQVNVSPPSISAGVSHLEEELGIQLFVRHHAQGLTPTLAGRKLLDHAQMVLRQAAVLRDLAGELSGSIRGPLAIGGLSTFAQVVLPGLRRSFVDIHPEVRISQIEADQPELFSLLRQAKIDVALTYDLDLPSDLKFFPMLELPPLVAISEDHPLGHLAEVSVQELAPHPMVLLDLPLSADYFLSFYAKEDLRPNIAERTRDMAVMRSLVANGFGYSIVNIRPLNDLAPDGRPLRFIRLTGNPRPMRMGMLMSTAVERSQLHKTFLNSADSWIKEHSARLSGAPGAV
- a CDS encoding DUF1028 domain-containing protein; the encoded protein is MTFSLVARCPDTGMFGIAISSSSPAVAARCAYARAGVGAVASQNVTDPTLGPLTLDLMQGGLTAPEAIAEIAKRGRFIEYRQVLAVDRNGRAAIHSGPNSLGIWTQAQGENVASGGNLLANEGVPQAIVDGYLASGGHIGDRLIAAMRAGLAAGGEAGPIHSAGMMVVDKVSWPVADLRCDWTEDCPIEAIATAWQVYKPQLDAYIQRALDPRAAPSYGVPGDE
- a CDS encoding RidA family protein translates to MAHTRIRKFNTSDTYPEQNLNNDLCQAVVTQGGRIVWLRGQCPQNLDDARNIDSHDPVAQTHKVMQNIRQLIEEAGGSMEHLVKVVVYITDVRHREAIYRTMGEYIQGVHPVSTGLVVSALARPEWLVEIDGTAVIPD
- a CDS encoding flavin-containing monooxygenase: MSVETIDTLIIGAGQAGLAMSEHLTKDGVPHIVLERARIAERWRSVRWDSLVANGPAWHDRFPGMGFDEVDPAIRPDDFAPKEVVADYMEAYARKFRMPVRTGVEVRRLERLQGRAGFRTETSAGVIEAQRIVAATGPFQKPVIPPVIPRDAGVTQIHSADYRNPAQLPDGGVLIVGAGSSGVQIADELRHAGRRVWLSVGPHDRPPRAYRGRDFCWWLGVLGQWDLSAPAPGTEHVTIAVSGAHGGETIDFRRLAQEGMILLGRTETWRNGRLGFAGDLVANLDNGDANHDRLLDQADDYVARNGLDLPPDPQARRRYPDADCITNPIRELDLAQAGISTVIWATGFAVDYSWMKLDAFDASGRPVHQRGVSTEPGVYFLGLPWQSRRGSSFIWGVWHDARHIAEQIGIQRKYLDYHHQNAPQTEPA
- the argE gene encoding acetylornithine deacetylase, producing the protein MIPSTIDILDRLIGFQTVSRQSNLELLDYIEGLLAPTGAKIERFAHEDGSRANLWVTIGPDRAGGVVLSGHTDVVPVTGQNWTSDPFALIERDGNLFGRGTADMKGFVASAIRAGMLAAKGDLTVPLHLAFSYDEEIGCIGVRGMIEALAARPERPALCIIGEPTGMRIASGHKGKTGYRACCTGREGHSALAPNALNALHLGAALIGRLQARQQELTRTGARDEVYDIPYTTIHAGIMQGGTALNIVPNRCEIDFEIRNIAGDDPDRMLDLIRADAEALVAPHRQQFPEAAIGISTVSGYPGLHTPEDSAAVQFLRRITGDNAATIKVAFGTEGGLFQHGLGMSTAICGPGFMDQGHKPDEYVSRAQLAQCDAMLERLVATLG